In a single window of the Lineus longissimus chromosome 4, tnLinLong1.2, whole genome shotgun sequence genome:
- the LOC135485973 gene encoding neuroblast differentiation-associated protein AHNAK-like codes for MGLGLIQAKPKINFVRKLLEDKMGHLTTSLVLLSLFTASYGNVALTYPPARKYNFDFMTVLNSPAPCGVPKGFGPITELKEGSQLNVTWNTATANEGGYMLQLLNKTGDVIKELTNGKNKYIGSSEPFTSQQEVTLPAGACHDCTIRLLRQNLPFGWNFTYWSCADVNITANASFQQTCSGKGQFVSGKCDCNRLYVGDVCQFKDDCLVAKDCSDKGDCIDTGSLSYPKKKCFCRMGYHGQDCSKESSVKKFPSDMSEMKLKQNYQFRRIRNNLFNVYTRYDNKTEEIEVILQMRTTGWVGFGWRPLHTDPKCMNFPPLPNATEVNEPQVPPQPSNYSGPPDKNYLKSYDLHEMSCCDIVTAYVQRNLSNIGDYYSKEAGSPSLDTYFGGSDNLVAAIAAYWGNYTWVLFRKKLNATDPTDQPFLKEHMWVIWARGPNVPARKKRAGLISPKTAYHGKNNLVRYYTQINFFAPPTGPAAPIVPGFWDAATWLVPSSTLLPFQTFVDLLFGIFGMLILVTLILCCCKRDQIRQEKERAATSILNEKTVVIELAGVTNPALEGTSTATDSVAPQEYRGYVPCKEYSLYKSNADIELEVGIDAPYDVTADEVDVEAGANGRVGYDAKVRVEADIPNNNIEYDHSAPVTYIDDIVVSTPGDSSSSSSDSVHEFDGTITQIVAEPFVKGKKKKKSKKDKKEKIEIKSELRADSPVVVVEKPRGNADLRYDLSYISDEIGGSVSGSEPEVMVDMMQPSGDIEINIVPVVTRKESTSSKSSSGSSSSNSAVSDKVTFGFSVDNTDDIPAGRVGLELEEPEAEVDVILGTPSYEGDVDVELPEEVIEAATEAQVESVGFSLPGVSFGGGGGLGFGGVAEIEAEEPKGEVEVDIPTFDIVGDDIDITRAEIDVEEPKGDIDIVVDVPEVIAVEAVDIKPVDVDVKGGSDFDIVVDVPEVIAVEAVDIKPVDVDVKGGSDFDTPKVEIEVVPAFKVDKKKGKKDKKIEGAIPDVDVEHKHKKGFGFGFGHKKKPEKKGKDFIVERSVVNDDVDIPTVEIVANVGIKDEPPKDDVKFGLPAFSAGIGGNLELQSESEDEPKDKIKIEVDVPKVKVDKKKDKKEKKPGFAFGFGQKDKKNKRDSDIDLSPPTIEIKAEELEIVEPKVDVVAVVSTVDIDTPKTEVEVEQKHKMPKPGFGFGFGHKDDKKKKKKRDSKKLDIDLPSAEIVVDIKAKEDVDIDLPKSEIDLPTITAAGGFEGDVKARKPSISSDDEDKKLKFGLPTVKVKKGKPEKKKKQKEPKGFKIGKHKKTIDVDIAQPVAVIDIQQQEADIVVPAAIVDIPDIDVKVDVPEPSGDIELDIDVKGSISNRSTPSMDHKDVLKDYDNLINMGITPPSSKADIGGDVDIAIGGGVDVDIGITADSESPKLSRKSSNSSVSSTGVEGGFTLPGVEVEGDVDVGMPLLKTSDKSPSLSRSSSSSSSSSSSSSSSSSSSSSSSSSSSVSSGGRKGSVSFGMPDVYVEPEPVVIEAPKPKVSKGSPKIVRKSKPEVDIEVPSFRMRGGMDLSDSDNEVQVPVVASVPTQDVAPEITAEIELPSFGAPDVELTTQRSRSSSSSSLEVQEEPAFETPTIPAAPLDIDYDAYLNNIEDEDDVLPPPPPPPPPEPPSLKVAKMDIQLKPSGRVKLESAKPTKPSVFDVIEPQHAGTQETAPPINFTADVSLPSAAVGASIDVHSNPSSRASSRRSSIGSVSSAGSADSSDTATHSGVYEFGVERSSSEESLNEEVVEDGIKLRSFKREVTHL; via the exons ATGGGCCTTGGTCTCATTCAAGCGAAGCCGAAGATCAA TTTTGTTCGGAAGTTACTGGAGGACAAAATGGGACATCTTACAACAAGCCTCGTCCTCCTGTCCCTATTCACAGCATCGTACGGAAATGTCGCCCTCACATATCCACCGGCACGGAAGTACAATTTCGACTTTATGACAGTGCTCAACTCTCCAGCTCCATGCGGTGTTCCAAAAG GTTTTGGTCCAATCACAGAACTCAAGGAAGGGTCGCAGCTCAATGTGACATGGAATACAGCTACAGCGAACGAG GGTGGTTACATGCTTCAACTGCTCAACAAAACCGGCGATGTAATCAAAGAGCTCACCAACGGCAAGAATAAGTACATCGGGAGTAGCGAACCTTT CACAAGCCAACAAGAGGTGACCCTCCCAGCCGGTGCCTGCCATGATTGCACCATCCGTCTACTCCGACAGAACCTGCCATTCGGTTGGAACTTCACATACTGGAGCTGTGCTGACGTCAACATTACAGCAAATG CGAGCTTCCAACAGACCTGCTCTGGTAAAGGTCAATTTGTTTCTGGAAAGTGCGATTGCAACAGACTATACGTTGGAGACGTCTGTCAATTCAAAG ACGACTGTTTAGTTGCAAAAGATTGCAGTGACAAGGGTGACTGTATCGACACTGGCTCTTTAAGTTATCCTAAGAAGAAATGCTTCTGCAGGATGGGTTATCATGGGCAAGATTGCTCCAAAG AATCGTCCGTCAAGAAATTTCCCTCTGATATGTCGGAGATGAAGCTGAAGCAAAACTACCAGTTCCGGCGGATCCGGAACAACCTTTTCAATGTGTACACGCGGTACGACAACAAGACAGAGGAGATCGAAGTCATCCTCCAGATGCGAACCACAGGATGGGTTGGATTCGGATGGAGACCACTAC ACACTGATCCAAAGTGTATGAACTTCCCACCCCTGCCTAACGCCACAGAAGTCAACGAACCACAAGTACCTCCACAGCCAAGTAACTACTCAGGACCACCAGATAAGAACTACTTGAAAA GCTATGACCTCCACGAGATGTCCTGTTGCGACATCGTCACAGCCTACGTGCAAAGGAATCTTAGTAACATTGGTGACTACTACTCAAAAGAGGCCGGCTCGCCATCTCTTGATACCTATTTCGGTGGCAGTGACAACCTTGTAGCAGCCATTGCGGCCTATTGGGGCAACTATACATGGGTATTGTTCAGGAAAAAACTAAATG CCACTGATCCGACTGACCAACCTTTCCTAAAGGAACACATGTGGGTGATCTGGGCAAGAGGGCCGAATGTCCCCGCTAGGAAGAAAAGAGCAGGTCTGATCAGTCCCAAAACCGCATACCATGGCAAGAATAATTTAGTTAGATACTACACTCAGATAAACTTCTTTG CCCCACCGACGGGTCCTGCTGCTCCAATCGTGCCTGGCTTCTGGGATGCAGCAACTTGGT TGGTCCCCTCAAGCACCTTACTCCCCTTCCAAACCTTCGTCGACCTCTTGTTTGGTATTTTTGGTATGCTCATACTGGTTACCCTAATCCTGTGCTGCTGCAAGAGGGATCAAATAAGACAAGAGAAGGAGCGGGCAGCTACCTCCATATTGAATGAGAAG ACAGTGGTCATTGAGCTTGCGGGGGTAACGAACCCAGCTCTTGAAGGGACCAGCACCGCCACTGATTCTGTTGCCCCTCAAGAATACAGAGGCTACGTACCTTGCAAGGAATATTCGCTTTATAAATCG AATGCCGACATAGAACTTGAAGTAGGCATCGATGCACCTTATGACGTTACAGCTGACGAAGTAGACGTAGAGGCTGGAGCAAATGGTAGAGTAGGGTACGATGCCAAGGTCAGGGTCGAGGCAGATATACCCAACAACAACATCGAGTACGACCATTCGGCACCAGTGACCTACATAGATGACATCGTAGTTTCGACTCCAGGAGactccagcagcagcagtagtgaTTCTGTGCATGAGTTTGATGGCACCATAACTCAAATCGTGGCTGAACCCTTCGTCaaggggaagaagaagaagaagagcaaGAAAGACAAGAAGGAGAAGATCGAAATCAAATCTGAGCTGCGGGCTGATTCACCTGTGGTGGTTGTTGAGAAGCCAAGAGGCAACGCTGATTTGAGATATGATCTCTCTTATATATCTGACGAGATTGGAGGCTCTGTGTCAGGCAGCGAACCTGAAGTGATGGTCGACATGATGCAGCCATCGGGAGATATTGAAATCAACATAGTGCCCGTTGTAACACGAAAGGAATCGACCTCTTCCAAGAGTTCATCAGGTTCTTCAAGCTCAAATTCTGCCGTTAGTGACAAGGTCACTTTCGGTTTCTCTGTCGACAACACTGACGATATACCCGCTGGACGTGTTGGCCTTGAACTTGAAGAGCCTGAGGCTGAGGTTGATGTCATTTTAGGAACACCATCGTACGAAGGGGATGTCGATGTCGAGTTACCTGAAGAAGTAATCGAAGCAGCTACTGAAGCCCAGGTAGAATCAGTTGGATTCAGCCTGCCAGGCGTCAGTTTCGGTGGTGGAGGTGGACTTGGCTTCGGAGGAGTAGCTGAGATTGAGGCAGAGGAACCTAAAGGTGAAGTTGAGGTTGACATACCAACCTTTGATATCGTGGGCGATGATATCGACATTACAAGAGCTGAGATTGATGTAGAAGAGCCTAAAggggacattgatattgttGTGGATGTTCCAGAAGTTATTGCCGTCGAGGCTGTTGACATTAAacctgttgatgttgatgtgaaGGGCGGCTCTGAttttgacattgttgtggatgtTCCAGAAGTTATTGCCGTCGAGGCTGTTGACATTAAacctgttgatgttgatgtgaaGGGCGGCTCAGATTTTGACACCCCTAAGGTTGAAATCGAAGTAGTACCAGCATTCAAAGTTGATAAGAAAAAGGGCAAGAAGGACAAGAAAATCGAAGGTGCTATCCCAGATGTAGATGTCGAACACAAGCACAAGAAAGGGTTCGGTTTCGGATTTGGTCATAAGAAGAAACCTGAGAAGAAAGGAAAAGATTTCATAGTGGAAAGATCTGTtgtaaatgatgatgttgacataCCAACCGTTGAGATTGTCGCGAACGTTGGCATCAAAGATGAGCCGCCCAAAGACGACGTGAAATTCGGTTTGCCTGCTTTCTCTGCTGGCATAGGTGGTAACCTAGAGCTTCAATCGGAAAGCGAGGATGAGCCAAAAGACAAAATTAAGATTGAAGTTGATGTTCCCAAAGTCAAGGTTGACAAGAAGAAGgacaaaaaggaaaagaaacctGGGTTTGCTTTTGGATTCGGCCAAAAGGATAAGAAGAATAAGAGGGACAGTGACATAGATTTGTCTCCACCTACAATTGAAATCAAGGCAGAGGAACTTGAAATAGTTGAACCCAAAGTCGATGTTGTTGCAGTCGTCTCAACAGTTGATATTGACACTCCCAAGACTGAAGTAGAAGTCGAGCAAAAACATAAGATGCCCAAACCTGGTTTTGGCTTTGGATTCGGTCACAAGGAtgacaagaagaaaaagaagaaacgcGACAGTAAAAAACTCGACATTGATCTCCCGTCTGCTGAGATTGTTGTTGATATCAAAGCAAAAGAAGATGTGGATATTGATTTACCGAAATCTGAGATCGATCTCCCAACAATAACAGCAGCAGGAGGATTTGAAGGTGATGTCAAAGCGAGAAAACCCTCCATAAGCAGCGATGATGAAGACAAGAAGCTGAAGTTTGGTCTACCAACCGTAAAGGTCAAGAAGGGCAAgccagagaagaagaagaaacaaaaagaGCCGAAGGGATTTAAGATTGGTAAACATAAGAAAACCATCGATGTTGACATTGCACAGCCTGTCGCAGTCATTGACATCCAACAACAAGAGGCAGATATCGTAGTACCTGCTGCCATTGTTGACATCCCGGACATTGATGTGAAGGTAGACGTGCCAGAACCTTCAGGCGATATTGAACTGGACATCGATGTGAAAGGATCAATCAGCAATAGGAGTACCCCAAGCATGGACCATAAGGACGTCCTGAAGGACTATGACAACCTCATCAATATGGGAATCACACCGCCTTCTTCCAAGGCTGACATTGGTGGTGACGTGGATATCGCCATTGGTGGTGGTGTAGACGTCGACATTGGTATCACAGCTGATAGCGAATCCCCAAAACTCTCAAGGAAGTCGAGTAATAGTTCTGTTTCTTCAACTGGTGTTGAAGGAGGTTTTACTTTACCAGGTGTAGAGGTTGAAGGTGATGTTGATGTAGGAATGCCCCTTCTGAAGACAAGTGACAAATCACCATCATTGTCCAGATCGAGCTCGAGTTCGAGTTCAAGCTCGAGCTCGAGTTCGAGCTCGAGTTCCAGCTCCAGTAGTTCCAGTTCTTCTAGTTCCGTTTCTTCTGGTGGCAGGAAGGGCAGCGTATCGTTTGGAATGCCGGATGTTTACGTCGAACCCGAACCTGTCGTCATCGAAGCCCCGAAACCGAAGGTCAGCAAAGGATCTCCGAAAATCGTCAGGAAATCGAAACCAGAAGTTGATATTGAAGTCCCGTCGTTCAGAATGAGAGGTGGCATGGACCTGTCAGACTCGGATAACGAGGTCCAAGTCCCAGTCGTTGCAAGTGTCCCGACCCAAGACGTAGCTCCGGAGATAACAGCAGAAATCGAACTCCCAAGCTTTGGTGCACCAGATGTTGAGTTGACAACGCAGCGATCAAGAAGTTCGAGTTCAAGTTCATTAGAAGTTCAAGAAGAACCTGCTTTTGAAACGCCCACCATTCCAGCCGCCCCTCTTGATATCGATTACGATGCATATCTGAACAATATCGAGGACGAGGACGATGTATTGCCTCCACCGCCTCCACCACCGCCCCCAGAACCACCATCCCTTAAGGTGGCAAAAATGGACATCCAACTCAAACCGTCCGGTCGGGTGAAACTTGAAAGTGCGAAACCTACCAAACCTTCCGTATTCGATGTAATCGAACCACAACACGCAGGCACACAAGAGACGGCACCTCCAATAAATTTCACCGCTGATGTTTCGCTCCCGAGTGCAGCAGTTGGGGCGAGCATCGATGTCCATTCGAACCCAAGCTCTCGGGCTTCTTCCAGGCGGTCCAGCATAGGTAGCGTCTCATCAGCTGGGTCGGCCGATTCATCGGACACGGCAACTCACTCGGGTGTCTACGAGTTCGGGGTGGAGAGGAGTTCCAGTGAGGAATCTCTGAACGAGGAGGTCGTAGAAGATGGCATCAAGCTGAGGTCTTTTAAAAGAGAAGTGACTCATTTGTAG